The window TCATCCGCTTTTGCGATCGCAGATTTGCGGCGATGTACCTTAGCGGTAATATCCTGCATGCGTTTGAGGGTTCGATGAATCGCCTGCTGCTGCGTTTCAGAGGCGCGCTCGGCAGCCTTGCCCGCCGCGTAGGTCTCGATGGCCTCGCGAACTTCGTACAATTCGACGAGTTCGTCGGCACCGATCGAACGCACGACGGCACCGAGCTGGGGGACCAGTTTGACAAAGCCCTCGTTGGCCAGCAGACCGATCGCTTCGCGAACCGGAGTTGCACTGATGCCCAATTCTCGGCCGATCGGACCGTAGCGAATCCGACTGCCGGGGGCAAAATCGCCGGCGATCAAACGACTGCGAAGATGTTGGTAGGCGAGTTGCGCGTTGGTCGTGTTCATGGCCGGTTCAACAGAGAGATACAGAGGTCTATAGACTTTAGGCGAAGCTTCCCTGACATGCAAGC is drawn from Roseiconus lacunae and contains these coding sequences:
- a CDS encoding GntR family transcriptional regulator; translated protein: MNTTNAQLAYQHLRSRLIAGDFAPGSRIRYGPIGRELGISATPVREAIGLLANEGFVKLVPQLGAVVRSIGADELVELYEVREAIETYAAGKAAERASETQQQAIHRTLKRMQDITAKVHRRKSAIAKADEAQEFEKADLAFHMLVINSGGNQMMVRMSENSNALTRVFATPRHGYDDNIMKSTCDDHQAIFDAIAAGDGAAATNAMRTHIRAGLEVTLQAIQTQQTERWEIS